TTATTTCAAGGCTAAGTATTGCacatttctttaattatttgagGATCAAATTAATTTAATTATCTGTAAATTACgtatataaattcaattgtaccgTAACAAGCATGAATTCGAACGTTAACTTGATTACGTGTTTTAAAAAATTTTAGCCgcatttatttttaattaaatagaTAGGAATCGAGCTTTCAATTATAATTAGTTAGCCAAAAGGAGCTTTAAAGGTCAATTGAAGTGATGGAAAAAGTGCTTTTGGTACTGTAAACGAATTTATTTGAAACTATTTATTTATGGATTATGAATAcattttaaaataccaaaattcatccACGAAAGCTACAAGCCTATAATAACGTACTTAAATTGTGTTTatgataatttttctttaaatatgGACACACTTTAACTAAAATTGATATTTTCAGAAGCAAATCGAAAGTCACTAAAAGATGGTAGGAGAAGTGGAGAAGATGGTGGCAGTAGGGCTTGTTTGGGGAGCGACGAATGCCCTGATGCGAAAAGGAGCAATCAAATGGGACGAAACCGTCAAATCTTTACCTCAACCAAACACACCCCAGAACCCAGTAATGGCCAGTCTCAAGAATTGGCTCAAACTTGTGTTGATATGGCAGTATTCTTTGCCATTTCTCCTAAACCTGTCAGCTTCAGCTACTTTCTTTGCAATACTCAGTGATACACCCATTTCTTTAGCTGTTCCTGTAACCAATGCCACCACTTTCGCTGCCACTGCTGTATTTGGATTGATTCTTGGTGAAGAGACCCGCGTTGGTCTTGCTCTTTTTGGTACCTCTCTTATTGTTCTTGGTGTTTATATTTGTATTATGTAATTTGACTCTTCCTTTTGGATCTTGTGTGATCTCATAGATTCATTTATAATGCTGAATAGggaattttgtttttatatataataatccctagaaagttttttttttcctgaaaATTTGGGAATGATCGGGTTTGAATTGTTGATGATCTTGTCAATTTGGTTTGTTAATTTCCGCATTTAATAGGAGAAATTTATCCCCCATTTTTTTGATAGCCAAACTCCGCCAATAATAGGCCCGCCCCTCTATCCTTCTCCGCTTAAATACTGGACTTGGTTCAACAGCAAGATTGGGACTCACCAGATGCGCCTATCCTGCTAACTTATCCCGGTATTTGCACTAACACAATAGATGCATGACTTAGGTTAATTAACACATAGCTATGATTGATTGACTAGCGCTCCTTTTAGAGTTAATATCTGTTGGTTTATAGGGTGTTGCTAGGTTTTTGCCCAGTTAATGCTCATTAGCCAAAATTCCAGCTAGGAATAGTGACACAGGCTATCATGAATTGAATAATGTAGAGAACATATTTCAGATAGCAAGGCTGTATGCTATATGGTGTTATCAAATTAACATTTTTTTCATTTGGGTATTGGCGTAGGCTTCCGTAACTCTGTAGTCTGTTCCTAGCTTTTTATGTTTCTTTAGTTATCTTCTTCGCTCACCTTCAAaacttgaaaacatattttcacCTTTTCCTTACATTTCCATGTTACTCTCCTAAGTTTGAGATTGTTGCAAATCTTATATGCAAACTTTGTGCAAAAGAAGAATGAGGACAACAAAGTTACACCATTCAATCCCTCACATCTACAAGATCTCATTTCAAGGACAACTATATCATCACAAATTTCCGTGGGGTGACCTTAAGTGGGAAATTTTAAGTTTACTCTTACACTTAGTTCTGAAGTCCATTCTGAAGCCATAATTAGAAAGCAATCAACAAGTTATTGCCAAAAACACTTAAATCTTGATTGAAAAATATAGTAAGAAAGCTTCTAGACTCTTACCTCCAACAAGTTATTGCCAAAAACACTTAAACCTTGATTcaatgaaaagggaaaaaaaatgAGGTCCTTTAGCTAGGTCCAACTAGAGACAATCCACTTTGCCCCTAATATAGGTGGAACAAGTTAATACAGTGACCTTATGAAAATGGTGATCAAAGCGCTCTAAAATTGATCAAAGCCATTTTGAGGCCACTTATGTTGAGGAGAACAAAGGATACcaaggacaaagaaggaaggTACTTATTCTACTTTTTTCAAATATTCTTTATCCTACCCTTCTTTCAATTGATGCATACATAGCTTTTTACTCAGCACTTACATATTTTCTTCTGAAATCAGGCTGATACTTGTTCTCCCTCCGACTGATATTCAAGTCATTCAGTGTATACAATCAGAAGCCGAACATGACTTCTATGATGCCCTCTTCAAGAGATCTAAAGTAAGAATAAGATTCTTCCAATGTAaaatttgaggggtcgtttggttcaAAATCAGGATAACGATAACCAGGATCAAAACTTGGATAACTTATCCCACTTTCTATATGtgataattatatcaagattttGGTACAAAATAATACCGGTAACTAATACATCTAACCAAACACGGGATACATTTAATAACAAAATGTATACCGGGATAACCTACCTAATCCCTTGAACCAAACGGCCCCTGAATGTTGTTTGGTTCTTGAAATTTTACCATTTAATTGCTTTGAGTTTCTTGTATTCTTGAACGCGAAATGATCGTTGTTGCTAATGGAATGTATGTTTTATACTTTTGTTTTTGGTGAATAAACCAGGTTCAATTTGATCAGTTTGTGGCACAAGGAAAAGTTCTTCACAACTATGCTAATATTCTCGAATTACTACTTCGATTGAGGCAGTGTTGCAATCATCCTTTCCTTGTTATGAGGTTAAAATGAGTCATCAATCTATTAAAACTTGAGCAACATATCTTGTTAGTTTCTTCATGGATCTAACACTATATATTTACTGCTTGTAAATATGCAGTCGAAGCGATACACAAGAATTTGCAGACTTAGACAAGCTAGCAAGAAGGTTCTTGGAAACAAATCCTGATTCTACAACACAGAAAGCACCTACACCAGCATATGTAGAAGAAGTAGTTGAAGGAATTCGTAATGGCGAAAATACAGAATGTCCTATATGCCTTGAGTCAGCAGATGATCCTGTGTTAACACCATGTGCTCATAGAATGTGCAGAGAATGTCTACTTTCAAGCTGGAGAACTCCAGCAAGTGGACTTTGTCCAATTTGTAGACAAATGATAAGGAAAAATGAGCTATTTACGTGTCCATCCGAAAATCGGTTTAGGATTGCTGTTGAGAAGAATTGGCAAGAATCATATAAGGTTTCAAAACTGTTGGAATGTTTAGAATCTATAAGAAAATCAGGTTCTGGTGAAAAGAGCATTGTGTTTAGTCAATGGACTACATTTCTTGATCTTTTGGAAATtccactaaagaaaaagaaaattggatATTTGAGGTTTGATGGAAAGTTGGTGAAGAAACAAAGAGAAAGGGTCTTGAAAGAGTTCAGTGAGACTAATGAGAAAACAGTAAGTAGTATCAATCTATGTTGTTCCGAC
This genomic stretch from Nicotiana sylvestris chromosome 9, ASM39365v2, whole genome shotgun sequence harbors:
- the LOC104213781 gene encoding uncharacterized protein, whose product is MVGEVEKMVAVGLVWGATNALMRKGAIKWDETVKSLPQPNTPQNPVMASLKNWLKLVLIWQYSLPFLLNLSASATFFAILSDTPISLAVPVTNATTFAATAVFGLILGEETRVGLALFGTSLIVLGVYICIM
- the LOC104213782 gene encoding DNA repair protein RAD5B-like, giving the protein MLRRTKDTKDKEGRLILVLPPTDIQVIQCIQSEAEHDFYDALFKRSKVQFDQFVAQGKVLHNYANILELLLRLRQCCNHPFLVMSRSDTQEFADLDKLARRFLETNPDSTTQKAPTPAYVEEVVEGIRNGENTECPICLESADDPVLTPCAHRMCRECLLSSWRTPASGLCPICRQMIRKNELFTCPSENRFRIAVEKNWQESYKVSKLLECLESIRKSGSGEKSIVFSQWTTFLDLLEIPLKKKKIGYLRFDGKLVKKQRERVLKEFSETNEKTILLMSLKAGGVGLNLTAASNVFLMDPWWNPAVEEQAIMRIHRIGQKNTVRVRRFIVKDTVEERMQQVQARKQRMIAGALTDEEVRSARLEELKMLFR